One Bdellovibrio bacteriovorus str. Tiberius DNA segment encodes these proteins:
- the nadB gene encoding L-aspartate oxidase yields the protein MSTHRCDILIIGSGTAGLALALKLSENGKVIVLAKESAGGTNSAMAQGGISAVMSEEDSFEAHVQDTLTAGAGLCKETVVRDYVEQAPDRIKDLTNWGVHFDVRRRGSEETNEVDLTREGGHSKRRILHFEDQTGLEIHRTLLARVRENPNITLMEKYYAIDLIVNKEVDPADMDPVTCIGCYALSKDTGEVHTFIAKNTALATGGAGKVYLYTSNWGGATGDGIAMAYRVGARIANLEFMQFHPTCLFHRDSRNFLISEALRGEGGELIDSKGNAFMRKYHDLGSLAPRDVVARSIDNEMKKTGADCVYLDMTKLDREFLKQRFPTIFNKCMEFGIDMSTQPIPVVPAAHYLCGGVLTDVTGRTDITGLWAIGETACTGLHGANRLASNSLLECLTTAHNCAEEIKKHWDSFKLTDKEPKAWTHPQESNDDEMIVINHMWDEIRRLMWNYMGIVRSNKRLERAQHRLKNILSETKEYYSNMKIHPDILELRNIAIVADLSVECALRRHESRGIHYNLDYPEKSKTAHDTIVVRGLN from the coding sequence ATGAGTACTCACCGCTGCGACATTTTGATTATCGGCTCTGGCACTGCTGGCTTGGCTTTGGCTCTGAAGCTCTCGGAAAATGGAAAAGTGATCGTACTGGCCAAAGAAAGCGCCGGTGGGACAAACTCGGCCATGGCTCAAGGTGGAATCTCTGCGGTGATGTCCGAAGAGGACAGTTTCGAAGCTCACGTACAGGACACTTTGACCGCCGGAGCCGGTCTTTGCAAAGAAACTGTCGTTCGTGATTATGTAGAGCAAGCCCCTGATCGCATTAAAGATTTAACAAACTGGGGCGTTCATTTCGACGTCCGCCGCCGTGGCTCGGAAGAAACCAACGAAGTGGATTTGACGCGCGAAGGCGGGCACAGCAAACGCCGCATTCTTCACTTCGAGGACCAAACTGGTTTAGAGATCCATCGCACATTACTTGCTCGCGTTCGCGAAAATCCGAACATCACCCTGATGGAAAAGTACTACGCCATCGACCTGATCGTGAACAAAGAAGTCGACCCTGCGGACATGGATCCTGTGACTTGCATCGGCTGTTACGCCCTTAGCAAAGACACCGGAGAGGTGCATACTTTTATAGCAAAAAACACCGCCTTGGCCACAGGGGGCGCGGGTAAGGTTTATCTTTACACTTCCAACTGGGGTGGCGCGACCGGTGACGGCATCGCGATGGCGTACCGAGTGGGCGCTCGCATCGCCAATCTGGAATTCATGCAGTTCCACCCGACGTGCCTGTTCCACCGTGACTCCCGCAACTTCCTGATTTCCGAAGCCTTGCGCGGTGAAGGTGGCGAGCTGATCGACAGCAAGGGTAACGCCTTCATGCGCAAGTATCATGACTTGGGCTCGCTGGCTCCGCGGGATGTGGTGGCTCGTTCGATCGATAATGAAATGAAAAAAACCGGCGCTGACTGCGTTTATCTGGACATGACCAAACTGGATCGTGAATTCCTTAAACAGCGCTTCCCGACAATTTTCAACAAGTGCATGGAATTTGGCATCGACATGAGCACGCAACCCATCCCGGTGGTTCCGGCGGCACACTATCTGTGCGGTGGTGTTTTGACAGATGTCACGGGTCGCACGGATATCACCGGCTTGTGGGCCATTGGCGAAACCGCGTGCACCGGTCTGCACGGCGCCAACCGTCTGGCCAGCAACTCGTTGCTGGAATGCCTGACCACGGCTCACAACTGCGCTGAGGAAATCAAAAAGCACTGGGACAGCTTCAAGCTGACAGACAAGGAACCCAAAGCCTGGACTCATCCTCAGGAATCCAACGATGACGAGATGATCGTGATCAACCACATGTGGGACGAAATTCGCCGCCTGATGTGGAACTATATGGGGATTGTCCGCTCTAACAAACGTCTGGAACGCGCGCAGCACCGTCTGAAAAACATTCTTTCAGAGACCAAAGAATATTACTCCAACATGAAGATCCACCCGGACATTCTGGAGCTGCGTAACATCGCGATCGTGGCGGATCTGTCAGTGGAATGCGCCTTGCGCAGACATGAGTCCAGAGGCATCCATTACAATCTCGACTATCCCGAAAAGAGCAAGACCGCCCACGATACAATCGTGGTTCGAGGCCTGAATTGA
- a CDS encoding alpha/beta hydrolase: MYKRSEGFFKGYQDINLFFQIWDNPEARGTVIITHGHGEHSESYHRLIKAFENDKWSFYGWDLRGHGRSDGRRGYVAEFDDYCKDYKIFLDMVMKEEKVKKGPVILYCHSMGGLIQLKTMLQNSDIDCTAMVISAPLLGLTVPVPAFKAKGAGILNKLLPQITMGNELSNDMLTRDPDVIREYEQDALRHTRVSPGAFLGFLDSFEFVNPRANQLKKPALVIVSDADPVISTMAAKALYEHLGTTEKELYVYPGAKHELINDTIRPTVYADIKKFLDGFLESK, translated from the coding sequence ATGTACAAACGATCTGAAGGCTTCTTTAAGGGCTACCAAGACATCAACCTTTTCTTCCAGATTTGGGACAATCCCGAAGCGCGCGGCACCGTGATCATCACGCACGGCCATGGCGAACATTCGGAATCCTATCACCGTCTGATCAAAGCTTTTGAAAACGACAAATGGAGTTTTTACGGATGGGATCTGCGGGGGCATGGTCGTTCTGACGGACGCCGCGGTTACGTTGCGGAGTTTGACGATTACTGCAAGGACTACAAAATCTTCCTCGACATGGTTATGAAAGAGGAAAAGGTAAAAAAAGGTCCGGTGATTTTGTACTGCCATTCCATGGGCGGATTGATTCAGCTGAAAACCATGCTGCAAAATTCCGACATCGACTGCACCGCGATGGTGATCAGTGCCCCCCTGCTGGGCCTGACAGTTCCGGTACCGGCTTTCAAAGCCAAAGGTGCTGGCATTCTGAACAAGCTTCTGCCGCAGATCACGATGGGGAATGAGCTTTCCAACGACATGCTGACACGTGATCCGGATGTGATCCGTGAATATGAACAGGATGCTCTTCGTCACACGCGCGTGTCTCCGGGTGCATTCCTGGGGTTCCTGGATTCTTTTGAATTCGTCAACCCTCGCGCCAATCAGCTTAAGAAACCCGCGCTGGTGATTGTGTCTGACGCTGACCCGGTGATCAGCACGATGGCGGCCAAAGCGTTGTACGAACACCTTGGCACCACTGAAAAAGAGCTTTACGTCTATCCGGGCGCAAAGCATGAATTGATCAACGATACGATCCGCCCGACTGTGTATGCGGATATCAAAAAGTTCCTCGACGGTTTTTTGGAGTCTAAGTAA
- a CDS encoding SDR family NAD(P)-dependent oxidoreductase yields the protein MEITNRHVLVTGASRGIGRAFAKICAEDKAHLHLVLRKKDAEVIKEFESLGAKSVNIWEADLSTREGVEHLLEQIKDVPVDILFNNAGVLTGGLIEDQPIDDVYKMLQVNVNALVHLTQGVLPGMLKRKRGKIINNSSVSAYMNFPCASTYAASKAAVMAFTNCIRLELKDTGVSTLLLITPGIKTRMFDEIETLYSKNFVIPSESMTPGKYAEVIREAVLHDLEVVEPSGLTGVGLKIAKLAKPLFEMEVMRRFKRS from the coding sequence ATGGAAATCACAAATCGTCATGTGCTCGTCACCGGAGCCAGCCGCGGAATTGGCCGTGCCTTTGCGAAAATCTGCGCGGAAGACAAAGCCCATCTGCATCTGGTGCTTAGAAAAAAAGACGCTGAAGTGATTAAAGAGTTTGAGTCCCTGGGCGCCAAGTCCGTGAACATCTGGGAAGCGGATCTTTCGACCCGTGAAGGGGTTGAACATTTGCTGGAACAAATCAAAGATGTGCCGGTGGATATCCTTTTCAACAACGCCGGTGTATTGACCGGGGGGCTGATTGAAGATCAGCCCATCGATGATGTTTACAAAATGCTGCAGGTGAATGTGAATGCGCTGGTGCACCTGACTCAAGGGGTGCTGCCAGGCATGTTGAAAAGAAAGCGCGGAAAGATCATCAATAACTCCAGCGTTTCAGCCTATATGAACTTTCCTTGTGCTTCGACCTATGCGGCAAGCAAGGCGGCAGTGATGGCTTTCACCAACTGCATCCGTCTGGAGCTGAAAGACACCGGCGTCAGCACACTGTTGTTGATCACTCCGGGAATCAAAACCCGCATGTTTGATGAAATCGAAACTTTGTATTCTAAAAACTTTGTGATTCCGTCGGAATCAATGACTCCGGGCAAGTATGCTGAAGTCATCCGCGAAGCCGTGTTGCACGATCTGGAAGTGGTTGAGCCATCGGGTCTGACCGGCGTGGGTTTGAAGATCGCCAAACTTGCAAAGCCCCTGTTTGAAATGGAAGTCATGCGCCGATTCAAGCGCTCTTAA
- the rnhA gene encoding ribonuclease HI — protein sequence MSTNTRDHIMIYSDGACSGNPGPGGWGSVILYPDNQVQELGDGARSTTNNRMEMTAALEALKAVAHMKVPVRFYTDSTYLIRGITQWVHGWRRRGWKTAEGGEVSNQDIWEDLSHVVAARGAQGKIEWHYSRGHVGTPGNERCDRIAVAFSKNDYVSLYSGSLDQYPYDLLQVPADTSLPEMKGPGEKKKAAFSYLSNLGGLVYRHRDWPSCQKRVSGQSGAKFKKATSASEEIEILKSWGLGPGTVIKEG from the coding sequence GTGTCTACAAATACTCGCGATCATATCATGATTTATTCCGACGGAGCGTGCTCCGGCAATCCCGGCCCTGGTGGCTGGGGCAGTGTGATTCTTTACCCTGACAATCAGGTGCAGGAACTGGGGGATGGTGCAAGATCCACCACCAACAACCGCATGGAGATGACGGCCGCCCTTGAGGCATTGAAGGCCGTAGCGCACATGAAGGTGCCAGTGCGTTTTTATACGGACTCCACCTATCTGATCCGTGGGATCACCCAGTGGGTGCACGGCTGGCGTCGCCGCGGCTGGAAAACGGCTGAAGGCGGCGAAGTTTCCAACCAGGACATCTGGGAAGATCTGTCCCACGTCGTTGCGGCCCGCGGGGCGCAAGGCAAGATTGAATGGCACTATTCCCGTGGTCACGTAGGAACACCGGGGAATGAACGCTGCGACCGTATTGCGGTGGCGTTTTCAAAGAACGACTATGTGTCGTTGTACTCGGGCAGTCTGGATCAGTATCCGTACGATCTGCTGCAGGTTCCTGCTGACACCAGTCTGCCAGAAATGAAAGGTCCCGGTGAAAAAAAGAAAGCGGCCTTCAGTTACCTGAGCAATCTGGGCGGACTTGTGTACCGTCATCGTGACTGGCCAAGTTGTCAGAAGCGCGTCAGCGGTCAGTCCGGGGCGAAATTCAAAAAAGCAACTTCCGCGTCCGAGGAAATTGAAATTCTTAAGTCCTGGGGCCTGGGGCCCGGCACGGTTATCAAGGAAGGATAA
- a CDS encoding extracellular catalytic domain type 1 short-chain-length polyhydroxyalkanoate depolymerase: MAKFLLLLVAVGWTVPTFSQAAAPRPLILWLHGCTQSAQEFMGLTGLAEKQQWMGLDAIIYTPEQSVLKNPLTCWNWFLPANQKRNQGKLKEITDHIQDLVKKGLVDPEQIYVGGFSAGGVLAAHFAYCYPDIFKAALIHSGAPYRILSRYRQAENDLGEKAIKCSRDISHRKLQEIVIVRGEKDKISTSSHAQKSLQQGLYFLNHSDDGQLNSSFTKVADSEDFIRWKASGGAVVSYIRVPGMGHAWSGGAAGYTFASPNTFDVTILFLSMIKSRSR; this comes from the coding sequence TTGGCAAAATTTCTTTTATTGTTGGTCGCTGTGGGCTGGACTGTTCCGACCTTCAGTCAAGCAGCCGCACCCCGCCCTTTGATTTTGTGGTTGCACGGTTGCACACAGTCAGCACAGGAGTTCATGGGGCTGACGGGCCTTGCGGAAAAACAGCAGTGGATGGGGTTGGATGCAATCATCTATACTCCCGAGCAGTCTGTTCTTAAGAATCCATTGACCTGCTGGAACTGGTTCCTGCCTGCCAATCAAAAGCGCAATCAGGGAAAGCTGAAGGAAATCACCGACCATATTCAAGACCTCGTCAAAAAAGGTCTGGTGGATCCGGAGCAAATTTATGTGGGTGGGTTTTCCGCCGGAGGTGTTCTGGCGGCTCACTTTGCCTATTGTTATCCGGATATTTTTAAAGCCGCCTTGATTCATTCCGGTGCCCCCTACAGAATTTTAAGTCGTTACCGGCAGGCCGAAAATGACTTGGGTGAAAAGGCCATAAAATGCAGTCGCGACATTTCCCACAGGAAACTACAGGAAATCGTCATCGTGCGCGGTGAAAAGGACAAGATATCCACCAGCAGTCATGCTCAGAAGTCTTTGCAGCAGGGGCTTTATTTTTTGAATCATTCGGATGACGGTCAGCTGAACTCCTCTTTCACGAAGGTCGCAGATTCTGAAGATTTCATTCGTTGGAAGGCTTCCGGGGGTGCGGTGGTTTCTTATATTCGTGTGCCGGGCATGGGACACGCGTGGAGTGGCGGGGCTGCGGGATACACCTTTGCTTCGCCAAACACCTTCGATGTGACGATTCTTTTTCTCAGTATGATAAAGTCCCGTTCCCGCTAA
- a CDS encoding cell adhesion domain-containing protein: protein MKLLKVLSLVIASLGFVANASDHVYVIDNPSVGAGSLFYNYSDPVLFNNPYQAANTDNPAYNFQQIHRYVGSDLSIKTTIKKCISTTYTDPYVYTNCEGVENRTGATEVLIDVGGVQRLRATFRLMVPKASLYEVLNPPPAYIPANAFTVYVEGTIENPNCTVSIGQLLPPTPLQKEREQYFEYIAPVADSEKLETLVVDCEKPYRTIHFYGNNTHDKKRHNFILAESLTLFEKSVVPSDVDFAVGMPQIPLASMEADAKPGINLADEVEVKVTASASGISANDSRSVTVALDYGVGTKYESVPASRFANGANVEIPFRIKYQFSQRGLRVLKATINGDGLVPEVNLSNNQSLGELHVLCKAKELPRRFVQKDPKWGGDQYANQPKRMSALGCMTTSLAMLYQYYGIEKTVLGEDLDPGSVNKGFKSPTFWSGTVSEFQGFGAYDASGGVIIHGAVNYGRRSAKKTCELNGGEANECSVNSLKSFDFSRALNFIPEGLSDDLDRELCEGNPFVLKVPSIREPHLATKAHFVVASKMAVDETGKYGYSVADPAVRSDDGTFYGISQVRGARIYKTSLADVARNAGKGSIEIRFIGDLDVTITSPGGHKAVYTTDGSQSNAIPGSYFLEPEEIGDAEDVSSGSASMTFLSQAAENGVYRVEISGSDDTEYSVVRLGFDENGEINAVNSANGSLEKGQRERIDFSQSADPYLDPELPEPQPEKYKLDISRADLYSLYFKKALVIKGKMTGSSNRPIENVMDRISIQIDRLKYSFKRSSFVKYRVRNGYRYSYVSLKNGLAIHYNTSDGDFDFYFTGKNFYSGKATISVGIDGKIAERDVLIRRK from the coding sequence ATGAAGCTATTGAAGGTTCTGTCTTTAGTGATTGCCAGCTTGGGGTTCGTAGCGAATGCGAGTGATCATGTTTACGTAATTGATAACCCGTCTGTTGGTGCTGGATCGTTATTCTATAATTATAGCGACCCAGTACTTTTTAACAATCCTTACCAGGCTGCAAATACAGATAACCCGGCTTATAATTTCCAGCAGATTCATAGATATGTTGGAAGTGATCTCTCAATTAAGACAACTATTAAAAAGTGTATTTCAACGACCTATACGGATCCCTACGTCTATACCAACTGTGAAGGGGTGGAGAACCGGACTGGCGCAACGGAGGTTCTCATTGATGTTGGAGGGGTGCAGAGGCTTCGCGCGACCTTCCGCTTGATGGTTCCTAAAGCGAGCTTATACGAGGTGCTCAACCCTCCTCCAGCTTACATTCCAGCAAATGCATTTACAGTCTATGTGGAAGGCACAATTGAAAATCCCAACTGTACCGTCAGTATCGGACAACTGCTGCCGCCAACCCCATTGCAAAAAGAGCGAGAGCAATATTTTGAGTATATTGCGCCAGTAGCGGATTCGGAAAAGTTAGAAACTTTAGTGGTCGACTGTGAGAAGCCCTACCGAACAATACATTTCTATGGCAATAACACCCATGACAAGAAGAGACATAACTTTATTCTTGCAGAGAGCTTAACTCTCTTTGAGAAGTCGGTTGTCCCGAGTGATGTTGACTTTGCTGTTGGTATGCCGCAAATTCCATTGGCTTCAATGGAGGCAGATGCGAAACCCGGGATCAATTTGGCTGATGAAGTTGAGGTCAAAGTTACGGCGTCGGCCTCCGGCATTTCAGCTAATGATTCAAGATCTGTTACTGTCGCATTGGATTATGGAGTCGGTACTAAGTATGAAAGTGTCCCTGCGTCTCGATTTGCAAACGGGGCTAATGTTGAAATTCCATTCCGAATCAAGTATCAGTTTTCACAGAGGGGCTTGCGAGTCTTAAAAGCTACCATTAATGGGGATGGGTTGGTGCCGGAGGTCAATCTGTCGAACAACCAGTCCCTGGGGGAATTGCACGTCTTGTGTAAAGCTAAAGAGCTACCTCGGCGTTTTGTCCAGAAAGACCCAAAATGGGGTGGTGATCAATATGCCAATCAACCAAAGAGAATGAGTGCGCTTGGTTGTATGACGACTTCGTTGGCGATGCTCTATCAGTACTATGGGATCGAGAAAACTGTTCTGGGTGAGGACTTAGATCCGGGTAGTGTCAATAAAGGCTTTAAATCCCCGACGTTTTGGTCTGGAACTGTTTCGGAGTTTCAGGGGTTTGGAGCGTATGACGCAAGCGGTGGGGTAATTATTCACGGTGCGGTAAACTACGGCAGGCGATCTGCAAAAAAAACGTGTGAGCTGAATGGTGGAGAGGCTAATGAGTGTTCGGTAAATTCACTCAAATCTTTTGATTTTTCAAGGGCTTTAAATTTTATTCCAGAGGGATTGAGCGATGACTTGGATAGAGAGCTTTGTGAGGGAAATCCTTTTGTTTTGAAGGTGCCTTCTATTCGGGAGCCACATCTAGCTACCAAAGCCCATTTCGTGGTCGCATCAAAAATGGCGGTAGATGAGACGGGTAAGTATGGATATAGTGTGGCTGATCCCGCCGTTCGAAGCGATGATGGAACGTTTTATGGAATAAGCCAGGTGCGAGGTGCGAGGATTTATAAGACTTCGCTAGCGGATGTTGCTAGGAATGCAGGTAAAGGAAGTATAGAGATTCGTTTTATCGGTGATCTTGACGTGACGATTACTTCTCCTGGCGGGCACAAAGCTGTATATACTACCGACGGAAGTCAATCCAATGCTATTCCCGGGAGCTACTTCCTAGAGCCTGAAGAGATTGGAGATGCTGAAGATGTTTCGAGTGGATCTGCTTCGATGACTTTTCTGTCTCAGGCTGCAGAGAACGGTGTGTATCGAGTCGAAATCTCTGGCTCAGACGATACTGAATACTCGGTAGTGCGTCTAGGATTTGATGAAAATGGAGAAATTAACGCGGTCAATAGTGCTAACGGCTCCCTAGAAAAAGGGCAGAGAGAAAGGATAGATTTTTCTCAAAGTGCAGACCCATACTTGGACCCAGAGTTGCCTGAACCGCAACCAGAGAAATACAAATTGGATATTTCTAGAGCGGATTTGTACAGTCTATACTTCAAAAAAGCGCTTGTAATAAAAGGTAAAATGACAGGCTCTTCAAACAGGCCTATTGAAAATGTGATGGATCGAATTTCGATTCAAATCGATCGTCTAAAGTATAGCTTTAAAAGGTCTTCTTTCGTGAAGTACAGAGTTCGAAATGGATATAGGTACTCATATGTTTCTTTGAAAAATGGTCTAGCAATTCACTATAATACGAGTGATGGTGATTTTGATTTCTATTTCACTGGGAAGAACTTTTATAGTGGAAAAGCCACTATTTCTGTCGGTATTGATGGAAAAATTGCAGAGAGAGATGTCTTAATTAGAAGAAAGTGA
- a CDS encoding DUF5602 domain-containing protein yields the protein MKLLLWLSVCLYGAIANAEMVWGPATPMGNASVRTFIETDQGKPISVGVAFPKAAMDGLSEHTPEVFIVELPTEMAMPPYNHVMLDWMPHGHDPDSIYGRPHFDFHFYMISSADRQKITCLGDDAAVCTKQPAPELIPPFYAPTPEGVPQMGWHWVDLRSPEYNGQPFTSTFIYGFYDGKMNFAEPMMTREFILATNWFASLIPSPEKVLISGYYPTAYSLTYDAIQDLYFIKLMNLVWKDQ from the coding sequence ATGAAGCTGCTGCTATGGCTGTCAGTGTGTCTGTATGGAGCAATCGCAAACGCAGAGATGGTGTGGGGGCCTGCCACGCCGATGGGGAACGCTTCGGTGCGGACCTTCATTGAAACAGATCAGGGAAAGCCGATCTCCGTTGGTGTGGCCTTCCCCAAAGCCGCCATGGACGGTCTTTCAGAGCATACGCCTGAAGTGTTCATCGTAGAGCTTCCCACTGAGATGGCCATGCCTCCGTACAATCACGTGATGCTGGACTGGATGCCCCATGGGCATGATCCGGATTCAATCTATGGCCGACCTCATTTTGACTTTCACTTTTACATGATCAGCTCTGCAGACCGTCAGAAGATCACGTGCCTGGGGGATGATGCTGCGGTTTGTACGAAGCAACCGGCACCAGAGCTGATTCCGCCCTTCTATGCACCGACGCCGGAAGGGGTTCCGCAGATGGGCTGGCACTGGGTGGACTTGCGTTCGCCCGAATACAACGGACAGCCGTTCACCAGCACCTTTATCTATGGCTTTTACGACGGAAAGATGAACTTCGCCGAACCCATGATGACCAGGGAATTCATTCTTGCAACCAACTGGTTTGCCAGTCTGATTCCGTCACCGGAAAAAGTGCTGATCAGCGGCTATTACCCAACGGCATATTCGCTGACCTACGATGCCATTCAGGATCTGTATTTTATTAAGCTGATGAATCTGGTGTGGAAGGATCAGTGA
- a CDS encoding PilZ domain-containing protein gives MKTKPWSLIILALLHILAPAGNLLLNAVRSGRTLSQQWTYWFEVLPKPLVALYVLVPVLAGVFIYICRRWSYWAYLGCLLVILLSNIYSYWTNMNMSTLVLLLVVVLIDVLVVAYFVVPSVQKVYFDPRMRWWEAAPRYHFNHMGSANGQKAFIKSISQGGLFLSSAPALNENDTVEMEWTYQSQHIKVNGTVVYKDNRTDIPGYGVKFTHSDESEKQMKALVSKLRGEGLIIAERLPGPEDSFGVWLKKLFTKGEGLFPKARV, from the coding sequence ATGAAAACAAAACCATGGTCCCTCATCATCCTTGCTTTGCTTCACATCCTGGCTCCGGCGGGTAACCTTTTGCTGAATGCAGTTCGTTCCGGAAGGACGCTGTCGCAGCAGTGGACTTACTGGTTTGAAGTTCTGCCAAAACCTTTGGTGGCTCTTTATGTTCTGGTGCCGGTGCTGGCAGGTGTTTTCATCTATATTTGCCGCCGTTGGAGCTACTGGGCTTACTTGGGTTGTCTGCTGGTGATTCTGCTTTCAAATATCTACAGTTATTGGACCAACATGAATATGAGCACTCTGGTGCTTTTGCTGGTGGTGGTTTTGATCGATGTTCTGGTGGTGGCTTACTTTGTGGTGCCTTCCGTGCAGAAGGTTTACTTCGATCCGCGCATGCGCTGGTGGGAAGCGGCTCCTCGCTATCACTTCAATCACATGGGTTCTGCCAATGGGCAGAAAGCCTTTATCAAAAGTATTTCCCAGGGTGGGTTGTTCCTTTCTTCCGCACCGGCACTGAATGAAAATGACACGGTTGAGATGGAGTGGACTTACCAAAGCCAGCACATCAAAGTGAACGGGACGGTGGTTTACAAGGACAACCGAACGGATATCCCGGGTTATGGCGTGAAGTTCACTCATTCCGACGAATCTGAAAAGCAAATGAAGGCGTTGGTAAGCAAGCTTCGTGGCGAAGGGCTGATCATCGCGGAACGTCTGCCGGGTCCGGAAGACAGCTTTGGTGTCTGGTTGAAAAAGCTCTTCACGAAGGGTGAAGGACTGTTCCCGAAAGCACGGGTTTAA